One genomic window of Onychomys torridus chromosome 19, mOncTor1.1, whole genome shotgun sequence includes the following:
- the Arg1 gene encoding arginase-1 isoform X2: MSSKPKPIGIIGAPFSKGQPRGGVEKGPAALRNAGLVEKLKETVTANTRLLIAECDVKDYGDLAFGDVPNDSSFQIVKNPRSVGKANEQLAGVVAEAQKNGRVSVVLGGDHSMAVGSISGHARVHPDLCVIWVDAHTDINTPLTTSSGNLHGQPVSFLLKELKGKFPEVPGFSWVTPCISAKDIVYIGLRDVDPGEHYIIKTLGIKYFSMTEVDKLGIGKVMEETFSYLLGRKKRPIHLSFDVDGLDPAFTPSTGTPVVGGLSYREGIYITEEIYKTGLLSGLDIMEVNPTLGKSPEDVTRTVNTAVALTLSCFGTAREGNHKPGIDYLNPPK, from the exons ATGAGCTCCAAGCCGAAGCCCATAGGAATTATCGGAGCGCCGTTCTCCAAGGGGCAG CCTCGAGGAGGGGTAGAAAAAGGCCCCGCGGCATTGAGGAACGCTGGTCTGGTGGAGAAGCTTAAAGAGACAG TAACAGC TAACACTCGACTTTTAATTGCAGAGTGTGAcgtgaaagactatggggacctGGCCTTTGGTGATGTCCCTAATGACAGCTCCTTTCAAATTGTGAAGAACCCAAGATCTGTGGGAAAGGCCAACGAGCAGCTGGCTGGTGTGGTGGCAGAGGCCCAGAAGAACGGAAGAGTCAGTGTGGTGCTGGGTGGAGACCACAG tATGGCAGTTGGAAGCATCTCTGGCCATGCCAGGGTCCACCCTGACCTATGTGTCATCTGGGTGGATGCGCACACTGATATCAACACTCCGCTGACAACCAGCTCTGGGAATTTGCATGGACAACCTGTGTCCTTCCTCCTGAAGGAACTAAAGGGAAAG TTCCCTGAAGTACCAGGATTCTCCTGGGTGACTCCCTGTATATCTGCCAAGGATATCGTGTACATTGGCTTGCGAGATGTAGACCCCGGGGAACA CTATATTATAAAAACTCTGGGAATTAAGTACTTCTCAATGACTGAAGTGGATAAACTGGGAATCGGCAAGGTGATGGAAGAGACATTCAGCTATCTTCTGGGAAG aaagaaaaggcccaTTCACCTGAGTTTTGATGTTGATGGACTGGACCCAGCGTTCACACCATCTACAGGCACACCTGTTGTGGGAGGCCTATCCTACAGAGAAGGTATCTACATCACAGAAGAAATTTACAAGACAG GACTCCTCTCAGGACTAGATATCATGGAAGTAAACCCAACTCTGGGGAAGTCACCAGAAGATGTGACTCGTACAGTGAACACGGCAGTAGCATTGACCTTGTCTTGCTTTGGGACTGCTCGGGAGGGTAATCATAAACCAGGGATTGACTACCTTAACCCACCTAAGTAA
- the Arg1 gene encoding arginase-1 isoform X1, protein MSSKPKPIGIIGAPFSKGQPRGGVEKGPAALRNAGLVEKLKETECDVKDYGDLAFGDVPNDSSFQIVKNPRSVGKANEQLAGVVAEAQKNGRVSVVLGGDHSMAVGSISGHARVHPDLCVIWVDAHTDINTPLTTSSGNLHGQPVSFLLKELKGKFPEVPGFSWVTPCISAKDIVYIGLRDVDPGEHYIIKTLGIKYFSMTEVDKLGIGKVMEETFSYLLGRKKRPIHLSFDVDGLDPAFTPSTGTPVVGGLSYREGIYITEEIYKTGLLSGLDIMEVNPTLGKSPEDVTRTVNTAVALTLSCFGTAREGNHKPGIDYLNPPK, encoded by the exons ATGAGCTCCAAGCCGAAGCCCATAGGAATTATCGGAGCGCCGTTCTCCAAGGGGCAG CCTCGAGGAGGGGTAGAAAAAGGCCCCGCGGCATTGAGGAACGCTGGTCTGGTGGAGAAGCTTAAAGAGACAG AGTGTGAcgtgaaagactatggggacctGGCCTTTGGTGATGTCCCTAATGACAGCTCCTTTCAAATTGTGAAGAACCCAAGATCTGTGGGAAAGGCCAACGAGCAGCTGGCTGGTGTGGTGGCAGAGGCCCAGAAGAACGGAAGAGTCAGTGTGGTGCTGGGTGGAGACCACAG tATGGCAGTTGGAAGCATCTCTGGCCATGCCAGGGTCCACCCTGACCTATGTGTCATCTGGGTGGATGCGCACACTGATATCAACACTCCGCTGACAACCAGCTCTGGGAATTTGCATGGACAACCTGTGTCCTTCCTCCTGAAGGAACTAAAGGGAAAG TTCCCTGAAGTACCAGGATTCTCCTGGGTGACTCCCTGTATATCTGCCAAGGATATCGTGTACATTGGCTTGCGAGATGTAGACCCCGGGGAACA CTATATTATAAAAACTCTGGGAATTAAGTACTTCTCAATGACTGAAGTGGATAAACTGGGAATCGGCAAGGTGATGGAAGAGACATTCAGCTATCTTCTGGGAAG aaagaaaaggcccaTTCACCTGAGTTTTGATGTTGATGGACTGGACCCAGCGTTCACACCATCTACAGGCACACCTGTTGTGGGAGGCCTATCCTACAGAGAAGGTATCTACATCACAGAAGAAATTTACAAGACAG GACTCCTCTCAGGACTAGATATCATGGAAGTAAACCCAACTCTGGGGAAGTCACCAGAAGATGTGACTCGTACAGTGAACACGGCAGTAGCATTGACCTTGTCTTGCTTTGGGACTGCTCGGGAGGGTAATCATAAACCAGGGATTGACTACCTTAACCCACCTAAGTAA
- the Arg1 gene encoding arginase-1 isoform X3 — protein MSSKPKPIGIIGAPFSKGQPRGGVEKGPAALRNAGLVEKLKETECDVKDYGDLAFGDVPNDSSFQIVKNPRSVGKANEQLAGVVAEAQKNGRVSVVLGGDHSYIIKTLGIKYFSMTEVDKLGIGKVMEETFSYLLGRKKRPIHLSFDVDGLDPAFTPSTGTPVVGGLSYREGIYITEEIYKTGLLSGLDIMEVNPTLGKSPEDVTRTVNTAVALTLSCFGTAREGNHKPGIDYLNPPK, from the exons ATGAGCTCCAAGCCGAAGCCCATAGGAATTATCGGAGCGCCGTTCTCCAAGGGGCAG CCTCGAGGAGGGGTAGAAAAAGGCCCCGCGGCATTGAGGAACGCTGGTCTGGTGGAGAAGCTTAAAGAGACAG AGTGTGAcgtgaaagactatggggacctGGCCTTTGGTGATGTCCCTAATGACAGCTCCTTTCAAATTGTGAAGAACCCAAGATCTGTGGGAAAGGCCAACGAGCAGCTGGCTGGTGTGGTGGCAGAGGCCCAGAAGAACGGAAGAGTCAGTGTGGTGCTGGGTGGAGACCACAG CTATATTATAAAAACTCTGGGAATTAAGTACTTCTCAATGACTGAAGTGGATAAACTGGGAATCGGCAAGGTGATGGAAGAGACATTCAGCTATCTTCTGGGAAG aaagaaaaggcccaTTCACCTGAGTTTTGATGTTGATGGACTGGACCCAGCGTTCACACCATCTACAGGCACACCTGTTGTGGGAGGCCTATCCTACAGAGAAGGTATCTACATCACAGAAGAAATTTACAAGACAG GACTCCTCTCAGGACTAGATATCATGGAAGTAAACCCAACTCTGGGGAAGTCACCAGAAGATGTGACTCGTACAGTGAACACGGCAGTAGCATTGACCTTGTCTTGCTTTGGGACTGCTCGGGAGGGTAATCATAAACCAGGGATTGACTACCTTAACCCACCTAAGTAA